One region of Intestinimonas massiliensis (ex Afouda et al. 2020) genomic DNA includes:
- the recA gene encoding recombinase RecA, with protein MASKKPMVEAAAPASDKQKALETCMAQIERTYGKGSIMRLGENTGIVVEAIPTGSLSLDLALGIGGVPKGRIVEIYGPESSGKTTLALHIVAEAQKRGGEVAFIDAEHALDPGYARALGVDIDSMLISQPDTGEQGLEICEALVRSGAIDVVVVDSVAALTPRAEIEGDMGDSHVGLLARLMSQALRKLAGSIAKTNCIVIFINQLREKVGVVYGNPEVTTGGRALKFYSSVRIDVRRTESLKNGSEIIGNRTRARVVKNKVAPPFKEAEFDIMYGEGISKVGELVDLGVKLDLIQKSGSWFAMGETRLGQGRDAVKQYLKENPEVAERIEADIRANAYKLMSSQARAAARAAGRAVDVSAEDFEDADQ; from the coding sequence ATGGCATCGAAAAAGCCTATGGTGGAGGCTGCTGCCCCCGCCTCCGACAAGCAGAAGGCACTGGAGACCTGCATGGCCCAGATCGAGCGGACCTACGGCAAGGGGTCCATCATGCGTCTGGGGGAGAACACCGGTATCGTGGTGGAGGCCATCCCCACCGGCTCCCTCTCCCTGGACCTGGCGCTGGGCATCGGCGGCGTGCCCAAGGGCCGCATCGTGGAGATCTACGGGCCGGAGTCCTCGGGCAAGACCACCCTGGCCCTGCACATCGTGGCGGAGGCGCAGAAGCGGGGGGGCGAGGTGGCCTTCATCGACGCCGAGCACGCCCTGGACCCCGGCTATGCCCGGGCCCTGGGGGTGGATATCGACTCCATGCTCATCTCCCAGCCCGACACCGGCGAGCAGGGGCTGGAGATCTGCGAGGCCCTGGTCCGCTCCGGCGCCATCGACGTGGTGGTGGTGGACTCGGTGGCCGCGCTGACGCCCCGGGCGGAGATTGAGGGGGACATGGGCGACTCCCATGTGGGCCTGCTGGCCCGGCTGATGAGCCAGGCTCTGCGCAAGCTGGCCGGCTCCATCGCTAAGACCAACTGCATCGTCATCTTCATCAACCAGCTCCGGGAAAAGGTGGGCGTGGTCTACGGCAATCCTGAGGTCACCACCGGCGGCCGGGCGCTGAAGTTCTATTCCTCCGTGCGCATCGACGTGCGCCGCACCGAGTCGCTGAAAAACGGCTCCGAGATCATCGGCAACCGCACCCGGGCCCGGGTGGTGAAGAACAAGGTGGCCCCTCCGTTCAAGGAGGCCGAGTTCGACATCATGTACGGCGAGGGCATCTCCAAGGTGGGCGAGCTGGTGGATCTGGGCGTCAAGCTGGACCTGATCCAGAAGTCGGGCTCCTGGTTCGCCATGGGGGAGACCCGCCTGGGTCAGGGCCGGGACGCTGTGAAGCAGTATCTGAAGGAAAACCCCGAGGTGGCCGAGCGCATCGAGGCCGACATTCGGGCCAACGCCTACAAGCTGATGAGCAGCCAGGCCAGGGCCGCCGCCCGGGCGGCAGGCCGCGCCGTGGATGTGTCCGCCGAGGACTTTGAGGATGCGGATCAGTAA
- the prmC gene encoding peptide chain release factor N(5)-glutamine methyltransferase — protein sequence MATTYNNLYLDTRKRLKAAGVEMAQLEARELVCFAADKTREQFFRDLPLYASDEVERRVEELTRRRLAGEPVAYIIGEWEFYGLPLDISREVIVPRADTEVLAERAILLARAAGEGARVLDLCAGSGCVGLAVAANAPDCRVVLADLSEGALRICKQNVRRNNLNARVTCVQADALTQPAASLWDFDVIACNPPYIPHQEIPTLDVSVKDYEPWGALDGGMDGLDFYRAVAARWGHALRLGGSLVFEVGAGQAPAVELILAQNGYENILTHQDTQGIWRVVEGTVNH from the coding sequence GTGGCGACCACCTATAATAATTTATATCTGGACACCCGGAAACGGCTGAAGGCGGCGGGGGTGGAGATGGCCCAGTTGGAGGCCAGAGAGCTGGTCTGCTTTGCCGCCGACAAGACCCGGGAGCAGTTTTTCCGGGACTTGCCCCTCTACGCCTCAGACGAGGTGGAGCGCAGGGTGGAGGAGCTGACCCGGCGCCGTCTGGCCGGTGAGCCGGTGGCCTACATCATCGGGGAATGGGAGTTTTACGGCCTGCCCCTGGACATCTCCCGGGAGGTCATCGTCCCCCGGGCCGACACGGAAGTGCTGGCCGAGCGCGCGATCCTCCTGGCCCGGGCGGCGGGGGAGGGGGCCCGGGTGCTGGACCTGTGTGCCGGAAGCGGCTGCGTGGGTCTGGCGGTGGCGGCCAACGCCCCGGACTGCCGCGTGGTGCTGGCCGACCTGTCCGAGGGGGCCCTGCGCATTTGCAAGCAGAACGTCCGCCGCAACAACCTGAACGCCAGGGTCACCTGCGTCCAGGCCGACGCCCTGACCCAGCCCGCGGCCAGCCTGTGGGATTTTGACGTTATTGCCTGCAACCCGCCCTACATCCCCCATCAGGAGATCCCCACCCTGGATGTCTCCGTCAAGGACTATGAGCCTTGGGGGGCGCTGGACGGGGGCATGGACGGACTGGACTTTTACCGGGCCGTGGCCGCCCGATGGGGCCACGCTCTCCGGCTGGGGGGCAGCCTGGTCTTTGAGGTGGGCGCCGGACAGGCCCCCGCCGTGGAGCTCATTCTGGCCCAGAACGGCTATGAAAATATCCTCACCCACCAGGACACCCAGGGGATCTGGCGCGTGGTGGAGGGGACCGTCAATCACTGA
- a CDS encoding DUF1385 domain-containing protein, with the protein MPKENQACATPFRTMIGGQALIEGIMMLGPEKKSIVVRRPDGDLEIKTEPRKLIKDRHPVLGWPFIRGVVNFCTSMYTGVTALMYSAEFYPEDGEEADAEPSKFERWLDRKLGSEKAMSFFITLAVILGMAFSVGLFFVLPTLLSGGVMYFFPGIPLWGRNLVEGLTRIVLFLGYLIFCSRMKDIRRVFSYHGAEHKSIFCYEKGLELTVENVRAQPKHHPRCGTSFLLVVIVVSILLSSIVFSFSAFHFTNPFLRTLVHLALLPVVVGITWELNRYVGGHDNLICRAVRRPGMAIQRWTTFEPDDSMIEVGIAALKEVLPEEKGKDQW; encoded by the coding sequence ATGCCAAAAGAAAACCAAGCCTGCGCCACGCCGTTCCGCACCATGATCGGCGGCCAGGCTCTGATCGAGGGCATCATGATGCTGGGCCCCGAGAAAAAGTCCATCGTGGTGCGCAGGCCGGACGGCGACCTGGAGATCAAGACCGAGCCGCGCAAGCTCATCAAGGACCGGCATCCGGTGCTGGGCTGGCCGTTCATCCGGGGCGTGGTCAATTTCTGCACGTCCATGTACACCGGCGTCACCGCCCTGATGTACTCGGCGGAGTTCTACCCGGAGGACGGGGAGGAGGCCGACGCCGAGCCTTCGAAATTTGAGCGGTGGCTGGACAGGAAGCTGGGCAGCGAAAAGGCCATGAGCTTCTTTATCACCCTGGCCGTCATCCTGGGCATGGCCTTCTCCGTGGGACTCTTTTTCGTCCTGCCGACCCTGCTCTCCGGCGGCGTGATGTATTTCTTCCCCGGCATCCCTCTGTGGGGGCGGAACCTGGTGGAGGGACTCACCCGCATCGTTCTCTTTTTGGGCTATCTGATTTTTTGCTCCAGAATGAAGGACATCCGGCGGGTGTTCTCTTACCACGGGGCGGAGCACAAGAGCATCTTTTGCTATGAGAAAGGGCTGGAGCTCACCGTGGAGAACGTCCGGGCCCAGCCCAAGCACCACCCGCGCTGCGGCACCAGCTTTTTGCTGGTGGTCATCGTGGTATCCATCCTGCTGTCCAGCATCGTCTTTTCCTTTTCGGCCTTCCACTTTACCAACCCGTTCCTGCGCACACTGGTCCATCTGGCCCTGCTGCCGGTGGTGGTGGGGATCACCTGGGAGCTCAACCGCTATGTGGGCGGGCACGACAACCTGATCTGCCGGGCCGTCCGACGGCCGGGTATGGCCATCCAGCGCTGGACCACCTTCGAGCCGGACGACTCCATGATCGAGGTGGGCATCGCCGCCCTCAAGGAGGTACTGCCGGAGGAGAAGGGCAAGGACCAGTGGTAA
- a CDS encoding sensor histidine kinase, which translates to MAKVKGIRKRWMLNSISAVLLIVLFAVTAFSVAIAGYFYSTMSSGLEAKVRGFANTIRNSQSAYLQTARDTVEGFEEKNVLELQYLNESGTVVYSSAQLTLPGSYPGTQDVNEALAGNGQFVRTWSGSSPETGERIMAASAPVLYNGSVRGVVRVVTSLGQVDKQVMVIVAIALAIGTVIVSMVYFSNLYFVRSIVEPLGVVTDTAKRIAAGSYGIQIEKKFDDEIGDLIDAIDDMSLKIKQSERMKSEFISSVSHELRTPLTAINGWAETIMNGEVRDAEDVKKGMGIIVSEARRLTNMVEELLEFSRIEDGRFTLSIEPMDIKAELEDAVYTYTEFFRREGITLTHTDCDEEFPPIPGDPERMRQVFCNLLDNAAKHGGSGKRIETAIRPGADNDVVITIRDYGPGIPADELPHVKYKFYKGSSKARGSGIGLAVCEEIVTRHNGRLDIGNAEGGGCIVTIRLPIGNTAA; encoded by the coding sequence ATGGCGAAGGTCAAGGGAATTCGAAAGCGCTGGATGCTCAACAGTATTTCCGCCGTCCTGCTCATCGTCCTGTTCGCCGTGACGGCCTTTTCCGTGGCCATTGCGGGGTATTTCTACTCCACCATGAGCAGCGGTCTGGAGGCCAAGGTGCGGGGCTTTGCCAACACCATCCGCAACTCTCAAAGCGCCTATCTCCAGACCGCCCGGGATACGGTGGAGGGCTTTGAGGAGAAAAACGTACTGGAGCTCCAGTACCTGAACGAGTCCGGCACCGTGGTGTACTCCTCCGCCCAGCTCACTCTGCCCGGCTCCTATCCCGGCACACAGGATGTCAACGAGGCGCTGGCCGGCAACGGGCAGTTCGTCCGCACCTGGTCGGGCAGTTCCCCGGAGACCGGGGAGCGCATCATGGCCGCCTCCGCCCCCGTGCTGTATAACGGCAGCGTCCGGGGCGTGGTGCGGGTGGTCACCTCTCTGGGCCAGGTGGACAAGCAGGTGATGGTCATCGTGGCCATCGCCCTGGCCATCGGGACGGTCATTGTCTCTATGGTGTACTTTTCCAACCTCTATTTTGTCCGCTCCATCGTGGAGCCCTTGGGCGTGGTCACCGACACCGCCAAGCGCATCGCAGCCGGGTCCTACGGCATCCAGATCGAAAAAAAATTTGACGATGAGATCGGGGACCTGATCGACGCCATCGACGACATGTCCCTGAAAATCAAGCAGTCGGAGCGCATGAAGTCCGAGTTCATCTCCTCGGTTTCCCATGAGCTGCGCACCCCCCTGACCGCCATCAACGGCTGGGCGGAGACCATTATGAACGGGGAAGTCCGGGATGCCGAGGACGTGAAGAAGGGGATGGGCATCATTGTGTCCGAGGCCCGCCGCCTGACCAACATGGTGGAGGAGCTGCTGGAGTTCTCGCGCATTGAGGACGGCCGCTTCACTCTCTCCATCGAGCCCATGGATATCAAGGCCGAGCTGGAGGACGCGGTCTACACCTACACCGAGTTCTTCCGCCGGGAGGGCATCACCCTGACCCACACCGACTGTGACGAGGAGTTCCCCCCCATTCCCGGGGACCCGGAGCGGATGCGGCAGGTGTTCTGCAATCTGCTGGACAACGCCGCCAAGCACGGCGGCTCCGGCAAGCGCATCGAGACCGCCATCCGGCCCGGCGCGGACAACGACGTGGTCATCACCATCCGGGACTACGGCCCCGGCATCCCCGCCGACGAGCTGCCCCACGTCAAATACAAGTTCTATAAGGGCAGCTCCAAGGCCAGAGGCTCCGGCATCGGCCTGGCTGTCTGCGAGGAGATCGTCACCCGCCACAATGGACGTCTGGACATCGGCAACGCCGAGGGCGGCGGCTGCATCGTCACCATCCGGCTGCCCATCGGCAACACTGCGGCCTGA
- a CDS encoding response regulator transcription factor — translation MKKVLVLEDEANIRSFVVINLKRAGYEAIEADTGEEALAQLRRNPDIKVALLDIMLPDMDGFEVCRRIRASDSKIGIIMLTARTQEMDKITGLMTGADDYVTKPFSPAELTARIDALYRRTGGDVPLDTGEISQPPFLLNTRNRTLEKNGQRVKLTQVEYNIVKLFMDNPGKALSREEILDSVWGRDYFGELKIVDVNIRRLRIKIEDDPTNPTFITTVWGYGYKWGF, via the coding sequence ATGAAAAAGGTACTGGTATTGGAGGATGAGGCCAATATCCGCAGCTTTGTGGTCATCAACCTGAAGCGGGCGGGCTATGAGGCCATCGAGGCGGACACCGGGGAAGAGGCCCTGGCCCAGCTCCGGCGCAATCCGGATATCAAGGTGGCCCTGCTGGATATCATGCTGCCCGATATGGACGGCTTCGAGGTCTGCCGCCGCATCCGGGCCAGCGATTCAAAGATCGGCATCATCATGCTCACGGCCCGGACCCAGGAGATGGACAAGATCACCGGCCTCATGACCGGGGCGGACGACTATGTGACCAAACCCTTTTCTCCGGCGGAGCTGACTGCCCGCATCGACGCCCTCTACCGCCGTACTGGAGGCGACGTGCCGCTGGATACCGGGGAGATCAGCCAGCCGCCCTTCCTCCTGAATACCCGCAACCGTACGCTGGAGAAAAACGGGCAGCGGGTCAAGCTGACCCAGGTGGAGTACAACATCGTCAAGCTCTTCATGGACAATCCGGGCAAGGCCCTGTCCCGGGAAGAGATTTTGGACTCGGTCTGGGGCAGAGACTATTTTGGCGAACTGAAGATCGTGGATGTGAACATCCGGCGTCTGCGTATCAAGATTGAGGACGACCCCACCAATCCGACCTTTATCACCACAGTGTGGGGATATGGGTACAAGTGGGGATTTTAG
- a CDS encoding DUF4368 domain-containing protein produces the protein MKSPENPKYWIVDEEAAAVVRRIYQMCIDGYGIDKTAAIFEQEEILKPTEYWKLKGVRKPGRKPFSESPYHWSSNTVNKILTSREYMGDVVNFKTYSKSFKDKRRYENPEENHVIFEGVHEPIIDRQTWEMVQRIREGTKRRQPKKVEKNMFAGLLYCADCGRKLHFNVNHPHTELQYFNCSNYRGNRGTCNQTHYIRVDALEQVMLLEIRRLTAFLQDKEEDFVKLLMAKTLEVAERESARREEELRANLTRCAELDGLFSKTYEDNASGKLSDERFMMLTKRYDDEQLILKKKISALRAEIDKDKKSRMNAASFLRLVRKYTDIQELTPLVLHEMVEKIVVHQAQGTGKNRTQQLDIHYNFIGVLDMPEVASLPSSVTIDTRQGVAVEYITRKAG, from the coding sequence GTGAAAAGCCCCGAAAACCCCAAATACTGGATCGTTGACGAGGAAGCGGCCGCCGTGGTGCGGCGCATCTACCAGATGTGCATTGACGGGTACGGGATCGACAAGACTGCCGCTATCTTTGAACAGGAGGAAATCCTGAAGCCTACGGAGTATTGGAAGCTGAAAGGCGTCAGGAAGCCGGGGAGAAAGCCTTTTTCCGAAAGCCCCTATCATTGGAGCTCAAACACGGTGAACAAGATATTGACCTCCCGCGAGTACATGGGGGATGTAGTCAATTTCAAGACCTACTCCAAATCCTTTAAGGATAAGCGGCGGTATGAAAACCCCGAGGAAAACCATGTGATCTTTGAGGGCGTGCATGAGCCCATCATTGACCGTCAGACCTGGGAGATGGTACAGCGTATCCGGGAGGGTACGAAGCGCAGGCAGCCGAAGAAGGTGGAAAAGAATATGTTTGCCGGACTTCTCTACTGCGCGGATTGTGGCCGCAAGCTGCATTTCAACGTCAATCACCCGCATACGGAACTGCAATACTTCAACTGCTCCAACTATCGGGGCAATCGGGGCACCTGCAATCAGACCCACTATATTCGGGTGGACGCGCTGGAACAGGTCATGCTTTTGGAAATTCGACGGCTGACGGCCTTCTTACAGGATAAGGAGGAGGACTTTGTAAAGTTGCTGATGGCAAAGACCCTGGAAGTGGCCGAGCGTGAGAGTGCACGGCGCGAAGAGGAACTTCGGGCCAACCTGACCCGATGTGCCGAGCTGGACGGGCTTTTCTCCAAGACCTACGAGGACAATGCCAGCGGAAAGCTGTCCGACGAGCGGTTTATGATGCTCACGAAGCGGTATGACGACGAGCAGCTTATCCTGAAAAAGAAAATCTCCGCTTTGCGGGCGGAGATCGACAAGGATAAGAAAAGCCGAATGAACGCTGCCAGCTTTCTGCGGCTTGTCCGAAAGTATACGGACATACAGGAGCTTACGCCGCTGGTCCTCCATGAAATGGTGGAAAAGATCGTTGTCCATCAGGCACAGGGGACCGGGAAAAACCGGACGCAGCAGCTTGACATCCACTACAACTTTATCGGCGTACTGGATATGCCGGAGGTTGCTTCTTTGCCGTCCAGCGTGACGATAGACACCCGACAGGGCGTGGCCGTCGAGTACATCACACGCAAGGCCGGATAA
- a CDS encoding DUF4368 domain-containing protein translates to MSKQRRLELVQVVLTDIRCKALWAQNSRESLREQLLAREHTASVERTRTLQAELNAIGKRLPELDRLIQAAYEDKVMGRIPESVCINLLNQYEVERREKQERSRELTEQLAVSRESEKSVDAWLDMMQDYAQLEELDRPTLVRLIQKIEISERHTVDGHEERDIHIYYNFVGYIEE, encoded by the coding sequence ATGAGCAAACAGCGGCGGTTGGAATTGGTACAGGTGGTGCTGACGGATATTCGCTGCAAGGCGTTGTGGGCGCAGAACAGCCGGGAGAGTCTGCGGGAACAGCTTCTCGCAAGAGAACACACGGCCAGCGTGGAGAGAACCCGGACGCTGCAAGCGGAATTAAACGCCATTGGCAAGCGGCTGCCGGAACTGGATAGATTGATTCAAGCCGCCTACGAGGATAAGGTCATGGGCCGCATCCCGGAGAGCGTGTGCATCAATTTGCTCAATCAATATGAGGTCGAGCGCAGAGAAAAGCAGGAGCGCAGCCGGGAGTTGACCGAGCAACTTGCCGTCAGCCGGGAGAGTGAGAAGTCCGTGGACGCATGGCTGGATATGATGCAGGATTACGCCCAGCTTGAAGAACTTGACCGCCCCACGCTGGTGCGGCTGATCCAGAAAATTGAGATCAGCGAACGCCATACTGTGGACGGTCATGAGGAACGGGATATTCACATCTACTACAATTTTGTAGGCTATATTGAGGAATGA
- a CDS encoding type II toxin-antitoxin system Phd/YefM family antitoxin, whose translation MSITATELKSNLGKYLLLAATEDIFITRNGKVVAKLSNPHQDRVDIAKSLFGILPADVTLEEAKEERLNRI comes from the coding sequence ATGTCGATTACTGCGACGGAACTGAAAAGCAATCTCGGAAAGTATCTTCTGCTTGCAGCGACGGAGGACATTTTCATCACCCGCAACGGCAAGGTTGTCGCCAAGCTCTCCAATCCCCATCAGGACAGAGTGGACATTGCCAAGTCCCTGTTCGGGATTCTTCCGGCTGATGTGACGTTGGAGGAAGCGAAGGAAGAAAGGCTGAACCGGATATGA
- a CDS encoding PIN domain-containing protein → MRAVIDTCVIVDALQSREPFCKDAQSIFLLCANRQFEGFLTAKAITDIYYLTHRQTHSDKATRDVLTKLCALFGLLDTTALDIRKAISAEISDFEDAVMVETAVRSGVDCIVTRNTKDYSKAPIPVYAPAAFIELLTETSEDQTD, encoded by the coding sequence ATGAGAGCTGTCATTGACACCTGCGTCATCGTGGACGCGCTGCAAAGCCGCGAACCGTTCTGCAAGGATGCGCAGTCGATTTTCCTGCTCTGTGCCAACCGGCAGTTTGAAGGCTTCCTGACGGCGAAAGCTATCACGGATATTTACTATCTGACACACCGGCAGACCCACAGCGACAAAGCAACCCGCGACGTTCTGACTAAGCTCTGCGCGTTGTTCGGTCTGCTGGACACTACGGCGCTGGACATCCGCAAGGCGATCTCAGCGGAGATTTCCGATTTTGAGGATGCCGTGATGGTCGAAACGGCGGTGCGCTCCGGCGTGGACTGCATCGTGACGCGGAACACGAAGGATTACAGCAAAGCGCCGATCCCCGTGTACGCTCCGGCAGCGTTCATAGAGCTGCTGACCGAAACAAGTGAAGATCAGACGGATTGA
- a CDS encoding relaxase/mobilization nuclease domain-containing protein: protein MATFKHISSKNANYGDAEKYLTFAHDEFTMKPTLDADGRLVPREDYRISTLNCGEEDFAVACMRSNLRYGKNQKREDVKSHHYIISFDPRDGPDNGLTVDKAQELGERFCWEQFPGHQALVCTHPDGHNQSGNIHVHIVINSLRIENVPLLPYMDRPADTKAGCKHRCTDAAMEYFKSEVMELCHEAGLYQIDLLNGSASRVTEREYWAKKKGQAALDQENAALAAEGKPTKPTRFETDKEKLRQIIQKALNESFTVEDFARKLLQYGVTVKESRGRFSYLTPDRTKPITARKLGDSFDKAAVLAALEQKALRPENTLTSNDAIPLDRTLSSNEGASGRSAPKQSVPQAPSIGRMVDREAKRAEGKGIGYDRWATMHNLKAWSKTFLYLQEHDLLSPDKLNAAVDAAGAEAREARSRYDTAAAKVTDKKALLEAMDNYRKTYPVIKEYRAIRKEKDKQKFHAAHEADFIINDAAKRQLDKLGTPKQLPKRKEVVAEIQSLVSQKNECYNDYREKSDRLHELMTMQRNYQMAMPQPKRGRSHEQER from the coding sequence TTGGCAACGTTCAAACATATCAGCTCTAAAAACGCAAACTACGGTGACGCTGAAAAATACCTGACCTTTGCGCACGACGAGTTTACCATGAAGCCCACGCTGGACGCGGACGGGCGGCTTGTGCCGAGAGAGGATTACCGCATTTCCACCCTGAACTGCGGCGAGGAAGATTTTGCGGTTGCCTGTATGCGCTCCAATCTCCGCTATGGCAAGAATCAGAAGCGCGAGGATGTCAAGAGCCACCATTACATCATCAGCTTTGATCCACGGGACGGCCCGGACAACGGGCTGACCGTAGATAAGGCGCAGGAGCTTGGCGAGAGGTTTTGCTGGGAGCAGTTTCCCGGTCATCAGGCGCTCGTCTGCACCCACCCGGACGGGCATAATCAGTCCGGCAACATCCATGTGCATATCGTCATCAACAGTCTGCGAATTGAAAATGTACCGCTGTTGCCTTACATGGACAGACCCGCCGACACAAAAGCCGGATGCAAACACCGCTGCACCGACGCTGCGATGGAATATTTCAAATCCGAGGTCATGGAGTTGTGCCACGAAGCCGGGCTTTATCAGATCGACCTTCTGAACGGCAGCGCAAGCCGCGTCACCGAGCGCGAGTATTGGGCGAAGAAAAAGGGGCAGGCTGCGCTGGATCAGGAAAACGCCGCCCTTGCCGCAGAGGGCAAGCCCACCAAGCCGACACGCTTTGAAACCGACAAGGAGAAGCTGCGACAGATTATCCAAAAAGCTCTGAACGAATCGTTCACCGTCGAGGATTTTGCGCGGAAGCTCCTGCAATACGGCGTGACCGTCAAGGAGAGCCGAGGACGGTTTTCCTACCTCACCCCAGACCGCACGAAGCCCATCACGGCGCGGAAGCTGGGCGACAGCTTTGATAAAGCTGCCGTGCTTGCCGCTTTGGAGCAAAAAGCCCTGCGTCCTGAAAATACCCTCACTTCAAATGATGCTATTCCTCTTGACCGCACCCTATCTTCAAACGAGGGTGCATCCGGCAGGTCTGCCCCGAAGCAGAGCGTACCACAAGCCCCCTCCATTGGGCGCATGGTTGACCGTGAAGCAAAACGCGCCGAGGGCAAGGGCATCGGCTATGACCGCTGGGCGACGATGCACAACCTCAAGGCATGGTCAAAAACCTTCCTATACTTGCAGGAGCATGACCTTCTATCGCCGGATAAGCTGAACGCCGCCGTGGATGCCGCCGGTGCGGAAGCACGGGAAGCCCGCAGCCGCTATGATACAGCCGCTGCCAAGGTGACGGATAAAAAGGCATTGCTGGAAGCGATGGACAATTACCGCAAAACCTATCCTGTCATCAAGGAGTATCGTGCGATCCGCAAGGAAAAGGACAAGCAGAAATTCCATGCCGCGCATGAAGCGGATTTTATCATCAACGACGCTGCCAAGCGCCAGCTTGACAAGCTGGGCACACCCAAGCAGCTCCCGAAGCGCAAGGAGGTCGTTGCAGAGATTCAGTCCCTCGTGTCCCAGAAAAACGAGTGTTACAACGATTACCGCGAGAAAAGCGACCGGTTGCATGAGCTGATGACTATGCAGCGCAACTATCAGATGGCGATGCCGCAGCCGAAGCGAGGGCGCAGCCATGAGCAGGAGCGATAA
- a CDS encoding helix-turn-helix domain-containing protein, whose translation MKDHVSLQERLKDLRVEKGLKLEELAEKTGISKSALASYENEENRNKEINHGNLITLADFYEVSIDYLFCRTENREQINTPLSELHLTDEAVALLKSGRINTRLLCEMMSHEKFAELMADAEIYVDGMATMRFHDINSALAAVRAMILEEHPEAAADRSLKILEAGQIEEEDFFCHVTHKTWDAILHDIRKAHEKDMESAPDTTPADELIREVRKAMQSTGDRVQEFLEIFCKAFQLKYKRLTDEERTTLKRLFKRSPLIKNSGINFRCRPWR comes from the coding sequence ATGAAAGACCATGTTTCCTTGCAGGAACGCTTGAAAGATTTACGGGTAGAAAAGGGGTTGAAGCTGGAAGAATTGGCAGAAAAGACCGGCATTTCAAAATCTGCTTTAGCCAGCTATGAAAATGAAGAAAATCGAAACAAGGAAATCAATCACGGCAACCTTATCACACTGGCAGACTTTTATGAGGTGTCCATTGACTATCTGTTTTGCCGGACAGAAAACCGGGAGCAGATAAATACCCCGCTGTCTGAATTACATTTGACCGATGAAGCCGTGGCGCTTCTGAAAAGCGGACGAATCAATACCCGGCTGCTGTGCGAGATGATGTCCCACGAAAAATTTGCGGAGCTGATGGCTGACGCAGAAATCTATGTGGATGGAATGGCTACCATGCGGTTCCATGACATCAACAGTGCGCTGGCCGCTGTCCGGGCAATGATACTGGAAGAACATCCCGAAGCTGCCGCAGACCGTTCCCTGAAAATTCTGGAAGCCGGTCAGATAGAGGAAGAAGATTTTTTCTGTCATGTGACACACAAAACATGGGACGCTATCCTTCACGATATACGCAAAGCCCATGAGAAGGACATGGAGAGTGCGCCGGACACCACGCCCGCCGATGAACTGATAAGGGAAGTCCGAAAGGCCATGCAGTCCACCGGCGATAGGGTACAGGAATTTCTGGAAATCTTCTGCAAGGCGTTCCAGCTAAAATACAAGCGGCTCACAGACGAGGAAAGAACGACCCTGAAAAGGCTGTTCAAAAGATCGCCGCTGATTAAAAATTCGGGGATCAACTTCCGGTGCAGACCGTGGAGATAA
- a CDS encoding GNAT family N-acetyltransferase: protein MEYQTNVLCYEDYCRLRESVGWTNFSKEQTQAALSNSLCTVAVFENNQTVGMGRLIGDGMYLTIVDIVVDPAYQGKGIGSKIVSMLRECATKEIPDGGRISIQLISEKGKEPFYEKLGFKRIPNDFCGSGMKMVIHK, encoded by the coding sequence ATGGAGTATCAGACAAATGTATTATGCTATGAAGATTATTGTCGGCTGAGGGAAAGCGTTGGATGGACGAACTTTTCTAAAGAGCAAACACAGGCTGCATTGAGTAATAGCTTATGTACCGTTGCAGTTTTTGAAAATAATCAGACTGTCGGAATGGGCAGATTGATAGGTGACGGTATGTATTTGACAATAGTTGATATTGTAGTCGATCCTGCTTATCAAGGGAAAGGAATTGGAAGCAAAATTGTTAGTATGCTTAGAGAATGTGCGACTAAGGAGATTCCAGACGGAGGACGAATCAGTATCCAGTTGATTTCAGAGAAAGGAAAAGAGCCATTTTATGAAAAACTGGGTTTTAAACGGATTCCGAATGACTTTTGCGGTTCTGGTATGAAGATGGTCATTCACAAGTAA